One window from the genome of Betaproteobacteria bacterium encodes:
- the tcuB gene encoding tricarballylate utilization 4Fe-4S protein TcuB: MAEPRSLPQLVEEAQRVLAICNACRYCEGYCAVFPALQRRLSFSESDVHYLANLCHNCGACLYACQYAPPHEFQLNFPRILAQVRVQTYRKYAWPGFFARAFEANGIVTSLATAASLAFMLLFAALVSDPARLLMAFSDAQGSFYAVISHNAMVAVFGSVSAFVLLAFVMGFARFWLDMEEKAADFAAPVPAGNALVDALTLKYLDGGGDGCMYPDEKPSFARRRFHHLTFYGFLLCFTATTTATIYHYAFGWKAPYPFWSLPVILGTAGGIGLLIGPLGLLWLKRRRDPELVDPEQKGMEAGFLALLFLASLTGLGLLALRETRAMGLLLVAHLGLVLALFVTMPYGKFVHALYRLAALVRFHLERRRPLADIANE, encoded by the coding sequence ATGGCTGAGCCCAGGTCGCTGCCGCAACTGGTCGAGGAGGCGCAGCGCGTACTCGCGATCTGCAACGCCTGCCGCTACTGCGAGGGCTACTGCGCGGTCTTCCCGGCGCTGCAGCGCCGTCTCTCGTTCTCCGAGAGCGACGTGCATTACCTCGCGAACCTGTGCCATAACTGCGGCGCCTGCCTCTACGCCTGCCAGTACGCGCCGCCGCACGAGTTCCAGCTCAACTTCCCGCGCATCCTTGCGCAGGTGCGTGTGCAGACCTACCGGAAGTACGCCTGGCCGGGGTTCTTCGCGCGCGCCTTCGAGGCGAACGGGATCGTCACGAGCCTCGCCACTGCCGCAAGCCTCGCCTTCATGCTGCTTTTCGCCGCCCTGGTCTCCGATCCGGCTCGCCTCCTCATGGCTTTTTCCGACGCGCAGGGTTCCTTTTACGCCGTGATTTCCCACAACGCGATGGTGGCCGTGTTCGGTTCGGTGTCCGCTTTCGTGCTCCTCGCGTTCGTCATGGGCTTCGCGCGCTTCTGGCTGGACATGGAGGAGAAAGCGGCCGATTTCGCGGCGCCCGTGCCCGCGGGAAACGCGCTGGTCGATGCGCTCACGCTCAAGTACCTCGACGGTGGCGGCGACGGCTGCATGTACCCGGACGAGAAACCCTCGTTCGCGCGGCGGCGATTCCACCATCTCACCTTCTACGGATTCCTGCTCTGCTTCACGGCCACGACCACGGCGACGATCTACCACTACGCGTTCGGCTGGAAGGCGCCGTACCCGTTCTGGAGCCTTCCGGTGATCCTGGGCACCGCGGGCGGCATCGGACTGCTCATCGGGCCCCTGGGGCTCCTCTGGCTCAAGCGCCGGCGCGACCCGGAGCTGGTGGACCCGGAGCAGAAGGGGATGGAGGCGGGATTCCTCGCGCTGCTCTTCCTCGCAAGCCTGACCGGCCTCGGGCTGCTCGCGTTGCGCGAGACGCGGGCCATGGGACTGCTGCTGGTAGCGCACCTGGGCCTGGTGCTGGCGCTCTTCGTGACGATGCCCTACGGCAAGTTTGTGCACGCCCTCTACCGGCTTGCGGCGCTGGTGCGCTTCCATCTGGAGCGGCGGCGGCCGCTTGCGGATATCGCCAATGAGTGA
- the tcuA gene encoding FAD-dependent tricarballylate dehydrogenase TcuA, which yields MDPSRTCDVLVLGGGNAALCAAITARKAGASVLVLEAAPIPFRGGNSRHTRNMRTMHSGPLEVLTQAYPEEEYWQDLLKVTGGLTDENLARMTIRQTEQHLPWMKAHGVRFQAPLGGTLHLSRTNAFFLGGGKALMNAYYASAAKLGVEIAYETAVVDLAISGDRFTGAIVECRGARHEIRAKTVVAASGGFESNLAWLREAWGPPADNFLVRGTPFNMGVVLKLLLAKGAKQVSDPTQGHCVAIDARSPRFDGGIVTRVDAVSLGIVVNKNAQRFYDEGEDFWPKRYAIWGRLVAGQPDQIGYSIIDAKSMGKFMPPVFPPERAKTVRELAAKLGLDPGALEKTVAEFNAAVRPGTFDHTVQDDCRTEGIVPAKTHWARAIDTPPFYAYPLRPGLTFTYLGVAIDEKARMILQDDRPAANIFAAGEIMAGNILGKGYLAGIGMAIGTTFGRIAGSEAARHVHG from the coding sequence ATGGACCCCTCACGAACCTGCGACGTCCTGGTGCTCGGCGGCGGCAATGCCGCGCTGTGCGCTGCCATCACGGCGCGCAAGGCCGGAGCGAGCGTGCTCGTCCTGGAGGCGGCGCCGATTCCGTTTCGCGGCGGCAACAGCCGCCACACGCGCAACATGCGAACGATGCACTCGGGCCCGCTGGAGGTGCTCACGCAGGCCTATCCCGAGGAGGAGTACTGGCAGGACCTCCTCAAGGTCACGGGCGGGCTCACCGACGAGAATCTCGCGCGCATGACCATCCGCCAGACCGAGCAGCACCTGCCGTGGATGAAGGCGCACGGCGTGCGCTTCCAGGCGCCGCTGGGCGGGACGCTGCACCTGTCGCGGACGAACGCCTTCTTCCTGGGCGGCGGCAAGGCCCTGATGAACGCCTATTACGCCAGCGCGGCAAAGCTGGGTGTCGAGATCGCCTACGAGACGGCGGTGGTCGATCTGGCGATCTCCGGCGACCGGTTCACCGGCGCGATCGTGGAATGCCGGGGCGCGCGCCACGAGATCCGCGCGAAGACGGTCGTGGCCGCCTCCGGCGGATTCGAATCGAACCTGGCGTGGCTGCGCGAAGCGTGGGGGCCACCGGCCGACAACTTCCTCGTGCGCGGCACCCCCTTCAACATGGGCGTGGTGCTCAAGCTCCTGCTCGCCAAGGGCGCCAAGCAGGTGAGCGACCCCACGCAAGGGCACTGCGTGGCGATCGATGCGCGCTCGCCGCGGTTCGACGGAGGCATCGTCACGCGCGTGGACGCGGTGTCGCTGGGCATCGTCGTCAACAAGAACGCGCAGCGCTTCTACGACGAGGGCGAGGACTTCTGGCCCAAGCGCTACGCGATCTGGGGTCGCCTGGTGGCCGGGCAGCCGGACCAGATCGGGTATTCGATCATCGACGCCAAGTCGATGGGCAAGTTCATGCCGCCGGTGTTCCCGCCGGAAAGGGCGAAAACCGTGCGCGAACTCGCAGCGAAGCTCGGCCTGGATCCGGGCGCGCTCGAGAAAACGGTCGCGGAGTTCAACGCCGCGGTGCGCCCGGGCACTTTCGACCACACGGTCCAGGACGACTGCCGCACCGAGGGCATCGTGCCCGCCAAGACCCACTGGGCGCGCGCCATCGACACGCCGCCTTTCTACGCCTACCCGCTGCGCCCCGGCCTCACCTTCACCTACCTCGGCGTCGCGATCGACGAGAAGGCCCGCATGATCCTGCAGGACGACAGGCCAGCGGCCAACATCTTCGCCGCCGGGGAGATCATGGCCGGCAACATCCTGGGCAAGGGCTACCTTGCCGGCATCGGCATGGCGATCGGCACTACCTTCGGCCGCATCGCGGGCAGCGAGGCCGCACGCCATGTCCATGGCTGA